The proteins below come from a single Gossypium raimondii isolate GPD5lz chromosome 2, ASM2569854v1, whole genome shotgun sequence genomic window:
- the LOC105787482 gene encoding AAA-ATPase At3g50940 isoform X3, with translation MNSVWALLASIALIRTTLYNYLPEKLRLYISARFEEWTRRFNTDETMVFKDYQSSKMNQLFQAANLYLGESLPTISIPRVTVEKTENVRNLTFSMEKNTEMIDVYENIPMKWKYFSDYSQGMSKHEIRWYELSFHKEYKSLVTKCYLPYILERANKIKERNRVVQLHTAAHDFWTPKPVIIQHPMTFETLAMDGNLKKELVEDLNRFMNSKEYYQQIGKVWKRGYLLYGPPGTGKSSLIAAMANHLNFDIYNLNLSAVSSDFVLQNLLLSTANRSILVIEDIDCSIKFQNRESGIEQPIKYQQQNKVTLSGLLNFFDGILSCCGEGKILVATTNYKDRIDPALLRAGRMDMHIYLTYCTFSAFKQLALRYLEISDHSLFHHIQKLLPKVKVSPAEVAGELMKTRDPKASIEGLIKHLEEKMATLKLVPSTIHLFLRHQITKSMNLQYHFLWHVMELVWTI, from the exons ATGAACTCTGTGTGGGCATTATTGGCTTCCATTGCCTTGATACGTACCACACTCTACAATTACTTGCCTGAAAAGCTCCGGTTATACATCTCTGCACGGTTCGAAGAATGGACTCGCCGGTTCAATACTGATGAAACCATGGTCTTCAAAGATTACCAAAGTTCAAAGATGAACCAACTTTTCCAAGCTGCAAATCTTTACCTTGGagaatcgcttcccactatttCAATCCCTCGTGTGACCGTAGAAAAGACTGAGAACGTAAGGAACCTCACTTTTTCCATGGAGAAAAACACCGAGATGATCgatgtttatgaaaatatacCAATGAAATGGAAGTACTTCTCTGATTATAGTCAAGGTATGTCCAAACATGAGATCAGATGGTATGAACTATCATTTCATAAAGAGTACAAAAGCTTGGTCACCAAGTGTTATTTGCCATATATCCTTGAAAGAGCTAACAAGATCAAAGAAAGGAACAGAGTGGTGCAACTCCATACAGCAGCTCATGATTTTTGGACCCCAAAACCAGTGATAATTCAACATCCTATGACATTTGAGACCTTAGCCATGGATGGGAATCTCAAGAAGGAGCTTGTGGAAGATTTAAACAGGTTTATGAATAGTAAAGAATATTATCAACAGATTGGAAAAGTATGGAAAAGAGGGTATTTGCTTTATGGTCCTCCAGGGACTGGGAAATCTAGCTTGATTGCTGCTATGgcaaatcatttaaattttgatatctaTAACTTGAATCTCTCAGCTGTTTCTTCAGACTTTGTTTTGCAGAATTTGTTGCTTAGTACTGCCAATCGGTCGATTCTTGTGATTGAAGACATAGATTGTTCTATTAAGTTTCAGAACAGAGAATCTGGGATAGAACAACCTATAAAGTATCAGCAACAAAACAAG GTAACACTTTCTGGATTGTTGAACTTCTTTGATGGTATTTTATCCTGCTGTGGGGAAGGAAAGATACTGGTTGCTACTACCAATTACAAAGATCGAATCGACCCTGCATTACTTCGAGCCGGTCGAATGGACATGCATATCTACCTTACTTATTGCACTTTCTCTGCCTTTAAGCAACTAGCTTTAAGGTACTTGGAGATTTCTGATCATAGTCTTTTTCACCACATTCAAAAGCTTCTACCAAAGGTTAAAGTTTCCCCTGCTGAGGTTGCTGGTGAACTAATGAAGACTAGGGATCCTAAAGCATCTATTGAGGGCCTGATCAAGCATCTTGAAGAAAAG ATGGCAACTCTGAAGTTAGTCCCAAGCACCATTCATCTCTTTCTCAGACATCAAATTACCAAGTCCATGAATCTTCAATATCACTTCCTTTGGCATGTAATGGAGCTAGTATGGACAATTTAA
- the LOC105787488 gene encoding uncharacterized protein LOC105787488, translating to MGASESALLGSSSSSSDQITTISKRSETIDPILEKLKSLKITSPILTAPPTEGSLTDILVRKPSSSSAQGTVNPKVLLELFSMYRDWQEEKAREISKKQEEIENKIEVADALAVKLLQRFNYSVSTMKTTSQHFSEVHTLQVELGDLKGRLTEVLSNCDSLCKRIAAEGPEPLRSSIKPFTVATANSTANQSVEPTNQSSISIEDKLE from the exons ATGGGTGCCTCTGAATCTGCCCTACTAGGTTCTTCATCg AGTTCGAGCGATCAAATCACTACAATTTCAAAGCGATCGGAAACAATTGATCCCATTTTAGAGAAGCTCAAATCCCTTAAAATT ACGTCTCCGATACTGACGGCGCCGCCGACGGAGGGTAGCTTAACTGACATTTTAGTGAGAAAACCATCATCATCTTCGGCTCAAG GTACTGTGAATCCGAAGGTGTTGCTGGAGCTTTTCTCAATGTATCGTGATTGGCAGGAGGAGAAAGCTCGAGAGATTAGCAAGAAACAG gaagaaatagaaaacaaaatagaagttgcagatgctttggcAGTTAAACTTCTCCAAcgttttaattactcagtttccACGATGAAGACGACTTCACAACATTTCTCAGAAG TTCACACATTGCAAGTGGAGCTTGGGGATCTTAAAGGAAGGTTAACTGAGGTCCTTAGCAATTGTGACTCATTGTGTAAGAGAATTGCAGCGGAGGGGCCAGAACCTCTTCGATCGTCCATCAAGCCATTCACAGTTGCCACTGCAAACTCGACAGCAAATCAAAGTGTTGAACCTACAAATCAAAGTTCAATATCTATAGAAGACAAATTAGAGTGA
- the LOC105787482 gene encoding AAA-ATPase At3g50940 isoform X1, protein MNSVWALLASIALIRTTLYNYLPEKLRLYISARFEEWTRRFNTDETMVFKDYQSSKMNQLFQAANLYLGESLPTISIPRVTVEKTENVRNLTFSMEKNTEMIDVYENIPMKWKYFSDYSQGMSKHEIRWYELSFHKEYKSLVTKCYLPYILERANKIKERNRVVQLHTAAHDFWTPKPVIIQHPMTFETLAMDGNLKKELVEDLNRFMNSKEYYQQIGKVWKRGYLLYGPPGTGKSSLIAAMANHLNFDIYNLNLSAVSSDFVLQNLLLSTANRSILVIEDIDCSIKFQNRESGIEQPIKYQQQNKVTLSGLLNFFDGILSCCGEGKILVATTNYKDRIDPALLRAGRMDMHIYLTYCTFSAFKQLALRYLEISDHSLFHHIQKLLPKVKVSPAEVAGELMKTRDPKASIEGLIKHLEEKVNLIADGNSEVSPKHHSSLSQTSNYQVHESSISLPLACNGASMDNLKSSGPKPDVSVKSKLTADGEGDKNFEKTDSVRDRSSGHNILQVIEDMEKELLSYKEAIIALQKKSCGTLNKLAEIKATI, encoded by the exons ATGAACTCTGTGTGGGCATTATTGGCTTCCATTGCCTTGATACGTACCACACTCTACAATTACTTGCCTGAAAAGCTCCGGTTATACATCTCTGCACGGTTCGAAGAATGGACTCGCCGGTTCAATACTGATGAAACCATGGTCTTCAAAGATTACCAAAGTTCAAAGATGAACCAACTTTTCCAAGCTGCAAATCTTTACCTTGGagaatcgcttcccactatttCAATCCCTCGTGTGACCGTAGAAAAGACTGAGAACGTAAGGAACCTCACTTTTTCCATGGAGAAAAACACCGAGATGATCgatgtttatgaaaatatacCAATGAAATGGAAGTACTTCTCTGATTATAGTCAAGGTATGTCCAAACATGAGATCAGATGGTATGAACTATCATTTCATAAAGAGTACAAAAGCTTGGTCACCAAGTGTTATTTGCCATATATCCTTGAAAGAGCTAACAAGATCAAAGAAAGGAACAGAGTGGTGCAACTCCATACAGCAGCTCATGATTTTTGGACCCCAAAACCAGTGATAATTCAACATCCTATGACATTTGAGACCTTAGCCATGGATGGGAATCTCAAGAAGGAGCTTGTGGAAGATTTAAACAGGTTTATGAATAGTAAAGAATATTATCAACAGATTGGAAAAGTATGGAAAAGAGGGTATTTGCTTTATGGTCCTCCAGGGACTGGGAAATCTAGCTTGATTGCTGCTATGgcaaatcatttaaattttgatatctaTAACTTGAATCTCTCAGCTGTTTCTTCAGACTTTGTTTTGCAGAATTTGTTGCTTAGTACTGCCAATCGGTCGATTCTTGTGATTGAAGACATAGATTGTTCTATTAAGTTTCAGAACAGAGAATCTGGGATAGAACAACCTATAAAGTATCAGCAACAAAACAAG GTAACACTTTCTGGATTGTTGAACTTCTTTGATGGTATTTTATCCTGCTGTGGGGAAGGAAAGATACTGGTTGCTACTACCAATTACAAAGATCGAATCGACCCTGCATTACTTCGAGCCGGTCGAATGGACATGCATATCTACCTTACTTATTGCACTTTCTCTGCCTTTAAGCAACTAGCTTTAAGGTACTTGGAGATTTCTGATCATAGTCTTTTTCACCACATTCAAAAGCTTCTACCAAAGGTTAAAGTTTCCCCTGCTGAGGTTGCTGGTGAACTAATGAAGACTAGGGATCCTAAAGCATCTATTGAGGGCCTGATCAAGCATCTTGAAGAAAAGgtaaat TTGATTGCAGATGGCAACTCTGAAGTTAGTCCCAAGCACCATTCATCTCTTTCTCAGACATCAAATTACCAAGTCCATGAATCTTCAATATCACTTCCTTTGGCATGTAATGGAGCTAGTATGGACAATTTAAAGTCTTCAGGTCCTAAACCAGATGTTTCGGTCAAGTCAAAGTTAACCGCGGATGGCGAGGGTGACAAGAACTTCGAGAAGACGGATTCAGTCCGGGATCGATCTTCAGGCCATAATATCCTACAAGTCATTGAAGACATGGAAAAGGAACTGTTGAGCTACAAAGAAGCAATTATAGCACTGCAAAAGAAATCATGTGGGACACTGAATAAATTGGCTGAGATTAAGGCCACAATATAA
- the LOC105787484 gene encoding uncharacterized protein LOC105787484, whose product MAAEDNLDLSTLQSQLSETHELWKQEIEKRRGQVDVLQAKIMEVKASIQGSEEESKKELDVLWRRVETTATLLTYLKSKARVMAVPDLAHKSCGIKLLDGVGLVDKEGTPLSSWSRSVDLSSFDCLDDETWIGISRQQGSLDEKDGAYIGELIKSVQMVTDVMEVLVKRVIMAESETALEKEKVSLGQEEIKRKGVQIENMSMKLEEMERFALGTNSILNEMRQRVEDLVEETSRQRQRAAENEQELTRVKQDFESLKSYVSSLISVRETLLSSEKQFQTIERLFERLVAKTTQLEGEKKQKETEVQKLMEENVRLTALLDKKEAQLLAMNEQCKVMALSASNI is encoded by the exons ATGGCAGCTGAGGACAATTTGGACTTGTCGACTCTGCAATCTCAGCTTAGTGAAACTCATGAACTGTGGAAGCAGGAGATTGAAAAACGTCGAGGCCAAGTAGACGTGTTACAAGCCAAAATTATGGAGGTAAAGGCTTCTATACAAGGGTCGGAAGAGGAGTCGAAGAAGGAGTTAGACGTTCTTTGGCGAAGGGTAGAAACTACCGCTACTTTATTGACTTACTTGAAATCAAAAGCAAGAGTAATGGCTGTTCCCGATTTAGCTCATAAATCGTGTGGCATCAAATTATTAGACGGGGTAGGGCTTGTAGATAAAGAAGGTACACCGCTATCTAGCTGGTCAAGGAGTGTTGATCTCTCTTCATTCGATTGTTTGGATGATGAAACGTGGATCGGAATTAGTAGACAACAAGGTTCTTTGGATGAAAAAGATGGAGCTTATATTGGTGAATTAATTAAGTCCGTCCAAATGGTCACGGATGTAATGGAAGTTCTTGTTAAGAGGGTCATTATGGCTGAATCTGAAACTGCTCTTGAGAAAGAAAAGGTGAGTTTAGGTCAGGAAGAAATTAAACGGAAAGGGGTCCAAATAGAGAATATGTCTATGAAGTTAGAAGAGATGGAAAGGTTTGCTCTCGGTACGAATAGTATTCTTAACGAAATGAGACAGAGGGTTGAGGACTTGGTTGAGGAAACTTCGAGACAGAGGCAACGAGCTGCTGAAAACGAACAGGAGCTTACTCGTGTGAAGCAGGATTTCGAGTCCTTGAAATCTTATGTTAGTAGTCTTATTAGTGTAAGAGAAACTCTTCTTTCATCGGAGAAGCAGTTTCAAACCATCGAGCGGCTCTTTGAACG ACTAGTTGCAAAGACAACACAGCTCGAGGGCGAGAAAAAGCAGAAAGAGACTGAAGTTCAGAAGCTTATGGAAGAGAATGTGAGGTTGACCGCACTTCTCGACAAGAAAGAAGCTCAACTTTTGGCCATGAATGAACAATGCAAAGTAATGGCCTTAAGTGCTTCAAATATATGA
- the LOC105787482 gene encoding AAA-ATPase At3g50940 isoform X2, which produces MNSVWALLASIALIRTTLYNYLPEKLRLYISARFEEWTRRFNTDETMVFKDYQSSKMNQLFQAANLYLGESLPTISIPRVTVEKTENVRNLTFSMEKNTEMIDVYENIPMKWKYFSDYSQGMSKHEIRWYELSFHKEYKSLVTKCYLPYILERANKIKERNRVVQLHTAAHDFWTPKPVIIQHPMTFETLAMDGNLKKELVEDLNRFMNSKEYYQQIGKVWKRGYLLYGPPGTGKSSLIAAMANHLNFDIYNLNLSAVSSDFVLQNLLLSTANRSILVIEDIDCSIKFQNRESGIEQPIKYQQQNKVTLSGLLNFFDGILSCCGEGKILVATTNYKDRIDPALLRAGRMDMHIYLTYCTFSAFKQLALRYLEISDHSLFHHIQKLLPKVKVSPAEVAGELMKTRDPKASIEGLIKHLEEKLIADGNSEVSPKHHSSLSQTSNYQVHESSISLPLACNGASMDNLKSSGPKPDVSVKSKLTADGEGDKNFEKTDSVRDRSSGHNILQVIEDMEKELLSYKEAIIALQKKSCGTLNKLAEIKATI; this is translated from the exons ATGAACTCTGTGTGGGCATTATTGGCTTCCATTGCCTTGATACGTACCACACTCTACAATTACTTGCCTGAAAAGCTCCGGTTATACATCTCTGCACGGTTCGAAGAATGGACTCGCCGGTTCAATACTGATGAAACCATGGTCTTCAAAGATTACCAAAGTTCAAAGATGAACCAACTTTTCCAAGCTGCAAATCTTTACCTTGGagaatcgcttcccactatttCAATCCCTCGTGTGACCGTAGAAAAGACTGAGAACGTAAGGAACCTCACTTTTTCCATGGAGAAAAACACCGAGATGATCgatgtttatgaaaatatacCAATGAAATGGAAGTACTTCTCTGATTATAGTCAAGGTATGTCCAAACATGAGATCAGATGGTATGAACTATCATTTCATAAAGAGTACAAAAGCTTGGTCACCAAGTGTTATTTGCCATATATCCTTGAAAGAGCTAACAAGATCAAAGAAAGGAACAGAGTGGTGCAACTCCATACAGCAGCTCATGATTTTTGGACCCCAAAACCAGTGATAATTCAACATCCTATGACATTTGAGACCTTAGCCATGGATGGGAATCTCAAGAAGGAGCTTGTGGAAGATTTAAACAGGTTTATGAATAGTAAAGAATATTATCAACAGATTGGAAAAGTATGGAAAAGAGGGTATTTGCTTTATGGTCCTCCAGGGACTGGGAAATCTAGCTTGATTGCTGCTATGgcaaatcatttaaattttgatatctaTAACTTGAATCTCTCAGCTGTTTCTTCAGACTTTGTTTTGCAGAATTTGTTGCTTAGTACTGCCAATCGGTCGATTCTTGTGATTGAAGACATAGATTGTTCTATTAAGTTTCAGAACAGAGAATCTGGGATAGAACAACCTATAAAGTATCAGCAACAAAACAAG GTAACACTTTCTGGATTGTTGAACTTCTTTGATGGTATTTTATCCTGCTGTGGGGAAGGAAAGATACTGGTTGCTACTACCAATTACAAAGATCGAATCGACCCTGCATTACTTCGAGCCGGTCGAATGGACATGCATATCTACCTTACTTATTGCACTTTCTCTGCCTTTAAGCAACTAGCTTTAAGGTACTTGGAGATTTCTGATCATAGTCTTTTTCACCACATTCAAAAGCTTCTACCAAAGGTTAAAGTTTCCCCTGCTGAGGTTGCTGGTGAACTAATGAAGACTAGGGATCCTAAAGCATCTATTGAGGGCCTGATCAAGCATCTTGAAGAAAAG TTGATTGCAGATGGCAACTCTGAAGTTAGTCCCAAGCACCATTCATCTCTTTCTCAGACATCAAATTACCAAGTCCATGAATCTTCAATATCACTTCCTTTGGCATGTAATGGAGCTAGTATGGACAATTTAAAGTCTTCAGGTCCTAAACCAGATGTTTCGGTCAAGTCAAAGTTAACCGCGGATGGCGAGGGTGACAAGAACTTCGAGAAGACGGATTCAGTCCGGGATCGATCTTCAGGCCATAATATCCTACAAGTCATTGAAGACATGGAAAAGGAACTGTTGAGCTACAAAGAAGCAATTATAGCACTGCAAAAGAAATCATGTGGGACACTGAATAAATTGGCTGAGATTAAGGCCACAATATAA
- the LOC105787486 gene encoding wall-associated receptor kinase 5-like has translation MVATVIPATRAQPFVKNGCPSQCGNVTIPYPFGTKEGWSIMLLELVLTISRIYRGLWPKELIKQREKFFLQNGGIILQQELSKFNEAVSVKIHTSEELNKATNNFNESNTVGRDHSQVEQFTNEVIVLSQVNHRNVVKLFRCLETEVPLLVYKFIANGTLYEHLQSSGLGRECRLRITAETARALSYSNSAAYPPIIHRDVKSSNILFYEHYTAKVSEFGAISARDAHFRVVLAELLTGRKALCFQVPKEERNLAMHYVFTLKKDQLFRIIDHHVLVEGNTTQIQVAMLANRCLRVKGKERPSMKEVATVLEGLRAMLSIRPVSPQESTKGSSSDYGSC, from the exons ATGGTGGCAACTGTAATACCGGCAACACGAGCTCAACCGTTTGTCAAAAATGGCTGCCCTTCTCAATGCGGCAACGTTACAATCCCGTACCCTTTCGGCACGAAGGAAG GTTGGAGCATAATGCTACTGGAATTGGTATTAACCATTTCAAGGATATATCGGGGACTTTGGCCAAAAGAGCTCATCAAACAAAGAGAAAAATTCTTCTTGCAAAATGGGGGTATTATCTTACAACAAGAGCTTTCAAAGTTTAATGAAGCTGTTTCAGTCAAAATTCACACATCAGAAGAGCTAAACAAGGCAACAAACAACTTCAATGAAAGCAATACCGTAGGCCGAG ATCATAGTCAAGTCGAACAGTTCACTAATGAAGTCATTGTTCTTTCTCAAGTTAACCATAGAAATGTCGTGAAACTTTTCAGATGTTTAGAGACGGAAGTTCCTTTGTTGGTTTACAAATTTATAGCCAACGGTACACTTTATGAACACTTGCAGTCATCGGGTCTTGGACGGGAATGTCGGTTGAGAATCACGGCTGAAACTGCCAGAGCACTCTCATATTCGAACTCGGCTGCTTATCCTCCTATTATTCATAGAGATGTTAAGTCCTCTAACATTCTTTTTTATGAACATTACACTGCAAAAGTCTCGGAATTTGGAGCTATCAGTGCAAGGGACGCTCA CTTCAGAGTTGTCCTTGCGGAGTTACTAACCGGGAGAAAAGCACTTTGCTTTCAAGTGCCGAAAGAAGAGCGGAATCTAGCAATGCATTACGTTTTCACATTGAAAAAGGACCAATTATTCAGAATTATCGACCATCATGTGCTTGTTGAGGGAAACACTACACAGATACAAGTTGCTATGTTGGCAAACAGGTGCTTAAGAGTTAAAGGCAAAGAGAGGCCCTCAATGAAGGAAGTCGCAACCGTATTGGAGGGTCTAAGAGCAATGCTAAGCATCCGCCCGGTCAGCCCTCAGGAAAGTACTAAGGGCAGTTCATCCGACTACGGCAGCTGTTAA
- the LOC105787487 gene encoding 60S ribosomal protein L8-3 yields MGRVIRAQRKGAGSVFKAHTHHRKGPARFRSLDFGERNGYLKGVVTDVIHDPGRGAPLARVVFRHPFRYKKQKELFVAAEGMYTGQFVYCGKKATLMVGNVLPLRSIPEGAVVCNVEHHVGDRGVFARASGDYAIVISHNPDNDTTRIKLPSGSKKIVPSGCRAMIGQVAGGGRTEKPLLKAGNAYHKFRVKRNCWPKVRGVAMNPVEHPHGGGNHQHIGHASTVRRDAPPGQKVGLIAARRTGRLRGQAAATAAKADKA; encoded by the exons ATGGGTCGTGTCATTCGAGCTCAACGTAAGGGTGCCGGTTCGGTCTTCAAGGCCCATACCCACCACCGGAAGGGTCCCGCCCGTTTCCGCAGCCTCGACTTCGGTGAACGGAACGGTTACCTCAAAGGTGTCGTCACCGACGTCATTCACGACCCTGGCCGTGGCGCTCCGTTAGCCCGCGTCGTTTTCCGCCACCCTTTCCGTTACAAGAAACAGAAGGAATTGTTCGTCGCCGCCGAGGGTATGTACACCGGACAGTTCGTGTATTGTGGTAAGAAAGCTACCCTTATGGTTGGAAATGTGTTGCCCCTTAGATCTATCCCTGAAGGAGCTGTCGTTTGCAACGTTGAGCACCATGTTGGTGACCGTGGGGTTTTCGCTAGAGCTTCTGGGGATTATGCTATTGTTATTAGTCACAACCCCGATAATGATACCACCAG GATCAAGCTTCCATCTGGTTCTAAGAAGATTGTTCCAAGTGGCTGTCGTGCAATGATTGGCCAAGTTGCAGGTGGTGGTAGGACTGAGAAACCTCTCCTCAAGGCTGGTAATGCTTATCACAAGTTTAGAGTGAAGAGGAACTGCTGGCCTAAGGTGCGTGGTGTAGCTATGAACCCTGTTGAGCATCCCCATGGAGGTGGTAACCATCAACACATCGGTCATGCTAGTACTGTTAGGCGTGATGCTCCTCCTGGACAGAAAGTTGGTCTTATTGCTGCTAGGAGAACTGGTAGGCTCAGAGGACAAGCTGCTGCTACTGCTGCCAAAGCTGACAAGGCTTAG